In Leishmania braziliensis MHOM/BR/75/M2904 complete genome, chromosome 31, one genomic interval encodes:
- a CDS encoding histone H4, with amino-acid sequence MAKGKRSADAKGSQKRQKKVLRDNIRGITRGCVRRMARRGGVKRISGDLYEEVRRVLKAYVEDIVRCSTAYTEYARKKTVTAADVVNALRKRGHILYGYA; translated from the coding sequence ATGGCCAAGGGTAAGCGCTCCGCTGACGCCAAGGGCAGCCAGAAGCGCcagaagaaggtgctgcgcgacaacaTTCGTGGCATcacgcgcggctgcgtccgccgtatggcgcgccgcggtggtgtAAAGCGCATCTCGGGAGACCtctacgaggaggtgcgccgcgtgctgaAGGCCTACGTGGAGGAcattgtgcgctgcagcacggcctACACCGAGTACGCGCGCAAGAAGACAGTCACGGCGGCCGATGTCGTGaatgcgctgcgcaagcgcggCCACATCCTGTACGGCTACGCGTAA